One segment of Neobacillus endophyticus DNA contains the following:
- a CDS encoding very short patch repair endonuclease produces MADRISKEYLTKTMKAIKSISKLEDKIAKEFWRKGIRFRRNVKGLNSKPDIAIKKI; encoded by the coding sequence ATGGCAGATCGTATCTCCAAAGAATATCTAACCAAAACTATGAAGGCAATAAAGTCTATTTCAAAATTGGAAGATAAAATTGCAAAGGAATTTTGGAGAAAGGGCATTAGGTTTAGAAGAAACGTAAAAGGTTTGAATAGCAAACCAGATATTGCAATAAAAAAAATATAA